A genomic region of Nocardioides plantarum contains the following coding sequences:
- a CDS encoding cell division protein FtsQ/DivIB — MASRRPRPTPAERSRRRFARRQWARRWLTLRYLVVTGLLLVLVGGGLYAVYFSDALSVREVDVVGTRTITTAAVEKAADVPRGGPLATVDLDAIRFRVKALKGIRSVEVSRKWPDGVLITVQEREAVAVVRLGPDLQGVDVEGVPFRAYRKPPSGLPRIETSGEVSATDEDALREAVTVIAALPREVSVLVDHLDLKGVDDIDLVLRDGRVARWGSAEASRDKATVLIALLSQPAQVYDVSVPGKPTTRGTPSSSPSPSSGG, encoded by the coding sequence ATGGCTAGTCGCCGCCCCCGACCCACGCCGGCCGAGCGCAGCCGGCGTCGCTTCGCCCGTCGCCAGTGGGCGCGCCGCTGGCTGACGTTGCGGTACCTCGTGGTCACCGGCCTGCTCCTCGTGCTCGTGGGCGGTGGGCTCTACGCCGTCTACTTCTCCGACGCGCTGTCGGTGCGCGAGGTCGACGTGGTCGGCACCCGCACGATCACCACCGCCGCGGTCGAGAAGGCGGCCGACGTGCCCCGCGGGGGCCCGCTGGCCACCGTCGACCTCGACGCGATCCGCTTCCGGGTCAAGGCGCTCAAGGGCATCCGGAGCGTCGAGGTCTCCCGCAAGTGGCCCGACGGCGTGCTCATCACGGTCCAGGAGCGCGAGGCCGTCGCCGTCGTACGGCTGGGGCCCGACCTGCAGGGCGTCGACGTCGAGGGCGTGCCGTTCCGCGCCTACCGCAAGCCTCCGTCGGGCCTGCCCCGCATCGAGACCTCCGGCGAGGTGTCGGCCACCGACGAGGACGCGCTGCGCGAGGCGGTCACCGTCATCGCCGCGCTCCCGCGCGAGGTCTCGGTGCTCGTCGACCACCTCGACCTCAAAGGCGTGGACGACATCGACCTCGTGCTGCGCGACGGACGGGTCGCCCGGTGGGGGAGTGCCGAGGCCTCGCGCGACAAGGCCACGGTGCTCATCGCGCTGCTGTCCCAGCCCGCCCAGGTCTACGACGTCTCGGTGCCGGGCAAGCCGACCACCCGCGGCACGCCCTCGTCCTCGCCCTCGCCCTCGTCCGGCGGCTGA
- the murC gene encoding UDP-N-acetylmuramate--L-alanine ligase, which produces MRVPVPATIPPLTDLGRVHLVGIGGAGISGIARVMLARGLTVSGSDGADSPTLQALRDRGATVHVGHDAAHLGDLGADDTLVVSTAIHDDNPEYAEAVRRGLRVLPRSAALASVMGDRRVVAVAGTHGKTTTTSLLTVALQAAGAGPSYAIGGDLAATGVNADVGPGELFVAEADESDGAFLVYDVHAAIVTNVDADHLDQWGTPEAYAAAFDEFADGIDPDGFLVCCVDDPGAARLAERARAAGRRVVTVSAADDSALEGVTLWAPGDHYRADALAALAAGEELGFARADLLRGIASYTGTRRRMEAKGEAGGVRVYDSYAHHPTEIDGDLQSARVLAGEGRLLVAFQPHLVSRTRIFGAAMGEALGAADEVVVLDLYLAREAADPAVTSALVAEAVPLPADRVARASLATAAATLVERARPGDLVLTLGAGTVTQVGPEVLSLLGGLPDGPASGLADG; this is translated from the coding sequence GTGAGGGTGCCGGTGCCCGCCACGATCCCGCCCCTGACCGACCTCGGGCGGGTCCACCTCGTCGGCATCGGCGGTGCCGGCATCTCCGGCATCGCCCGGGTCATGCTCGCCCGCGGGCTCACCGTCAGCGGCAGCGACGGCGCCGACTCCCCGACGCTGCAGGCGCTGCGCGACCGCGGGGCCACGGTCCACGTCGGCCACGACGCCGCCCACCTCGGCGACCTCGGAGCCGACGACACCCTGGTGGTCTCGACCGCCATCCACGACGACAACCCCGAGTACGCCGAGGCCGTGCGGCGCGGGCTGAGGGTCCTGCCGCGCTCGGCCGCGCTGGCCTCGGTGATGGGTGACCGCCGCGTCGTGGCCGTCGCGGGCACCCACGGCAAGACGACGACCACCTCGCTGCTGACCGTCGCGCTCCAGGCAGCGGGCGCCGGGCCGTCGTACGCCATCGGCGGCGACCTGGCCGCGACCGGCGTCAACGCCGACGTCGGGCCCGGCGAGCTGTTCGTGGCCGAGGCCGACGAGAGCGACGGCGCGTTCCTGGTCTACGACGTGCACGCCGCGATCGTGACCAACGTCGACGCCGACCACCTCGACCAGTGGGGCACCCCCGAGGCCTACGCCGCCGCGTTCGACGAGTTCGCCGACGGCATCGACCCCGACGGCTTCCTGGTCTGCTGCGTCGACGACCCCGGGGCCGCGCGGCTCGCCGAGCGCGCGCGTGCGGCCGGACGCCGCGTCGTGACGGTGTCGGCCGCCGACGACTCCGCGCTCGAGGGCGTGACGCTGTGGGCCCCCGGCGACCACTACCGCGCCGACGCGCTGGCCGCGCTCGCCGCGGGCGAGGAGCTCGGGTTCGCCCGGGCCGACCTGCTGCGCGGCATCGCCTCCTACACCGGCACCCGGCGGCGCATGGAGGCCAAGGGCGAGGCCGGCGGGGTCCGCGTCTACGACAGCTATGCCCACCATCCGACCGAGATCGACGGCGACCTCCAGTCGGCCCGGGTGCTGGCGGGGGAGGGACGTCTCCTGGTCGCCTTCCAGCCCCACCTGGTCTCCCGCACGCGCATCTTCGGTGCTGCCATGGGCGAGGCCCTGGGGGCCGCCGACGAGGTCGTCGTGCTCGACCTCTACCTCGCCCGCGAGGCCGCCGACCCCGCCGTCACCTCCGCGCTCGTCGCCGAGGCCGTCCCCCTCCCGGCGGACCGGGTCGCCCGCGCGAGCCTGGCCACCGCCGCGGCGACCCTGGTCGAGCGGGCCCGCCCCGGCGACCTCGTGCTCACCCTCGGAGCCGGCACGGTGACCCAGGTCGGCCCCGAGGTCCTCTCGCTGCTCGGCGGGCTGCCCGACGGGCCGGCCTCCGGGCTGGCCGATGGCTAG
- the murG gene encoding undecaprenyldiphospho-muramoylpentapeptide beta-N-acetylglucosaminyltransferase, with protein sequence MRVLLAGGGTAGHTSPLLATADALRRLDPDVAITCLGTARGLETRVVPEAGYPLELIAPVPLPRKPNADLLRVPGRLRGAVNETLAVIDRTRPDVVVGYGGYVSMPAYVAARRRKVPIVVHEGNAIPGLANKAGARVAARVAVSFPDTPLKGAEYVGLPIRRMIAQLDRAALREEARAFFGLDPDRPTLVVTGGSQGARRINQAVSGAARALGSAGVQVLHVVGPKGEATPEPTATPYVVVHYVDRMDYALAAADLLVCRAGANSVVEAAASGVPAIFVPLPIGNGEQRRNAAAVVEAGGAVLVDDADLTSDWVAARVPALANDPARLAAMSAAATGLVPSDADDRLAAIIAEEATVTRR encoded by the coding sequence ATGCGCGTCCTACTCGCCGGCGGCGGTACCGCCGGCCACACCTCGCCCCTGCTCGCCACCGCCGACGCCCTGCGCCGGCTCGACCCCGACGTCGCGATCACCTGCCTCGGCACCGCGCGTGGGCTCGAGACCCGGGTCGTCCCCGAGGCCGGCTACCCCCTCGAGCTGATCGCGCCGGTGCCGCTGCCGCGCAAGCCCAACGCCGACCTCCTCCGGGTGCCCGGCCGGCTGCGCGGTGCGGTCAACGAGACGCTCGCCGTCATCGACCGGACCCGCCCCGACGTGGTGGTCGGCTACGGCGGCTACGTCTCCATGCCGGCGTACGTCGCCGCGCGGCGCCGCAAGGTCCCGATCGTCGTGCACGAGGGCAACGCCATCCCCGGACTGGCCAACAAGGCCGGTGCCCGCGTCGCGGCGCGGGTCGCGGTCAGCTTCCCCGACACCCCGCTCAAGGGCGCCGAGTACGTCGGCCTCCCGATCCGCCGGATGATCGCGCAGCTCGACCGCGCGGCCCTGCGCGAGGAGGCGCGCGCCTTCTTCGGTCTCGACCCCGACCGGCCGACACTCGTGGTCACCGGTGGCTCGCAGGGGGCCCGCCGCATCAACCAGGCGGTCTCGGGCGCGGCCCGTGCCCTGGGCTCCGCGGGCGTGCAGGTGCTCCACGTGGTCGGCCCGAAGGGCGAGGCCACGCCCGAGCCGACCGCGACGCCCTACGTCGTCGTCCACTACGTCGACCGGATGGACTACGCCCTGGCCGCCGCCGACCTGCTGGTCTGCCGCGCGGGCGCCAACAGCGTCGTCGAGGCCGCCGCGAGCGGGGTGCCCGCGATCTTCGTGCCGCTGCCCATCGGCAACGGTGAGCAGCGCCGCAACGCCGCCGCCGTCGTCGAGGCCGGGGGAGCGGTCCTCGTCGACGACGCCGACCTCACCAGCGACTGGGTCGCCGCCCGGGTGCCGGCGCTGGCCAACGACCCCGCCCGGTTGGCGGCGATGAGTGCGGCCGCCACCGGTCTCGTCCCGAGCGACGCCGACGACAGGCTGGCCGCGATCATCGCCGAGGAGGCCACGGTGACCCGACGGTGA
- the ftsW gene encoding putative lipid II flippase FtsW, with product MTTTTPERSLRLPRVAGPPRPTGPTGPAGRVRAAQRPASWIGAVREALDRPLTTYYLLLSAAGLLLVIGLVMVLSSSSVFSYRATGDSYTIVRRQLVWVVVGLPCAWIASRVSHRWIRRLAYPAFSLSLVLLLATAFLGVERNGNTNWLALGPFVIQPSEIAKLSLVIWAAHIYANKERRLRSLHQIMVPVVPGMLLATGLVIVGRDLGTALVMFAILIGMLWVVGAPARLFVMSSMAVAVAALAMATTSATRLARITNFVDPFQDFHGTGWQPAHGLYAMSSGGIFGQGIGASQQKWGALPEAHTDYIFAVLGEELGLIGTLLVIGLFLTIAFASLRVARHTDDPFVRYATFGVVVWLIGQMIINVGMVLALLPVIGIPLPLVSYGGSSLLPTLAALGLLVGFARREPAAARALAQRAKARRRPSAPRR from the coding sequence GTGACCACAACGACTCCCGAGCGGTCCCTCCGGCTCCCGCGGGTGGCCGGCCCGCCGCGACCCACCGGCCCCACCGGTCCGGCCGGCCGGGTCCGGGCGGCACAGCGCCCCGCGTCGTGGATCGGGGCGGTGCGCGAGGCCCTCGACCGCCCGCTCACGACCTACTACCTGCTGCTCAGCGCCGCGGGCCTGCTGCTGGTCATCGGGCTGGTGATGGTGCTCAGCTCCTCCAGCGTCTTCTCCTACCGCGCCACCGGCGACTCCTACACGATCGTGCGCCGCCAGCTGGTCTGGGTCGTGGTGGGCCTGCCGTGCGCGTGGATCGCCAGCCGCGTGTCACACCGCTGGATCCGCCGGCTGGCCTACCCGGCGTTCTCGCTGTCCCTGGTGCTGCTGCTGGCCACCGCGTTCCTGGGGGTCGAGCGCAACGGCAACACCAACTGGCTCGCGCTCGGGCCGTTCGTGATCCAGCCCTCCGAGATCGCCAAGCTCTCGCTGGTGATCTGGGCCGCCCACATCTACGCCAACAAGGAGCGCCGGCTGCGCAGCCTGCACCAGATCATGGTGCCCGTGGTCCCCGGCATGCTGCTGGCCACCGGCCTGGTCATCGTCGGCCGCGACCTCGGCACCGCCCTGGTCATGTTCGCGATCCTCATCGGCATGCTCTGGGTCGTCGGTGCGCCGGCGCGGCTGTTCGTGATGTCGAGCATGGCGGTCGCGGTCGCGGCGCTGGCCATGGCGACGACCAGCGCCACCCGCCTGGCGCGCATCACCAACTTCGTCGACCCGTTCCAGGACTTCCACGGCACCGGCTGGCAGCCGGCCCACGGCCTCTACGCGATGTCCTCCGGCGGCATCTTCGGTCAGGGCATCGGTGCGAGCCAGCAGAAGTGGGGCGCGCTGCCCGAGGCCCACACCGACTACATCTTCGCGGTGCTCGGCGAGGAACTCGGCCTGATCGGCACGCTGCTGGTCATCGGGCTCTTCCTCACCATCGCCTTCGCCTCCCTGCGGGTCGCGCGCCATACCGACGACCCGTTCGTGCGCTACGCGACCTTCGGCGTGGTGGTCTGGCTGATCGGCCAGATGATCATCAACGTCGGCATGGTCCTGGCCCTGCTGCCCGTCATCGGCATCCCCCTGCCGCTCGTCTCCTACGGCGGCTCGAGCCTGCTGCCCACGCTGGCCGCACTCGGTCTGCTCGTCGGGTTCGCCCGTCGCGAGCCCGCCGCGGCGCGGGCGCTCGCGCAGCGCGCCAAGGCGCGTCGTCGCCCCAGCGCCCCCCGCCGGTAA
- the murD gene encoding UDP-N-acetylmuramoyl-L-alanine--D-glutamate ligase: protein MSPDDVDVLHRESSWAGVRATVLGFGVSGFAAADNLTHVGADVTALADRATAAQLEKAELLEVLGARVDIHEGATQVLPDDVDVVVTSPGFRPDSPLLQQAAARGVPVWGEVELAWRLRGPGPSGAPAPWLCVTGTNGKTTTTQMLDAILRAAGLRSVAVGNVGLPIVEAVMDPAPYDVLAVELSSFQLHYTSSMSAEAAVVLNLAEDHLDWYSGDWLGTDTGYQRYAADKARVFERVQRACVYNVADPATEDLVRDAEVVEGARAVGFTLGMPGVGMLGVVEDLLVDRAFIPERASSAAELCTLADLAPDGGTPAPHVVANALAAAALARAHGVSQEAVRDGLRGFRLDGHRIATVATVGGVRWVDDSKATNPHAAQSSLQAYDPVVWIAGGLAKGAAFDELVRSVASRLRGVVLLGRDRAVIAEALSRHAPDVRVIQIDAPDTGDAPTINGGPDLMRRVVAAAADLAVAGDTVLLAPGCASQDQFTDYGARGDLFAAAVHGLPSP, encoded by the coding sequence GTGAGCCCCGACGACGTCGACGTCCTCCACCGGGAGTCGTCGTGGGCAGGTGTCCGGGCCACCGTGCTCGGCTTCGGGGTGAGCGGGTTCGCCGCCGCCGACAACCTCACCCACGTCGGCGCCGACGTGACCGCGCTCGCCGACCGGGCCACGGCCGCCCAGCTCGAGAAGGCCGAGCTCCTCGAGGTCCTCGGCGCCCGCGTCGACATCCACGAGGGCGCCACCCAGGTGCTGCCCGACGACGTCGACGTGGTCGTCACCTCCCCGGGGTTCCGTCCCGACAGCCCGCTCCTGCAGCAGGCCGCGGCGCGCGGCGTACCCGTGTGGGGCGAGGTCGAGCTGGCCTGGCGGCTGCGCGGGCCCGGCCCGTCCGGCGCCCCGGCACCGTGGCTGTGCGTCACGGGCACCAACGGCAAGACCACGACCACCCAGATGCTCGACGCGATCCTGCGGGCCGCCGGCCTGCGCAGCGTCGCCGTGGGCAACGTCGGGCTGCCCATCGTCGAGGCCGTGATGGACCCCGCGCCCTACGACGTCCTCGCCGTCGAGCTCAGCAGCTTCCAGCTGCACTACACGAGCTCGATGAGCGCCGAGGCCGCCGTCGTGCTCAACCTCGCCGAGGACCACCTCGACTGGTACTCCGGCGACTGGCTCGGCACCGACACCGGCTACCAGCGGTACGCCGCCGACAAGGCTCGCGTCTTCGAGCGGGTCCAGCGGGCGTGCGTCTACAACGTCGCCGACCCGGCGACCGAGGACCTGGTGCGCGACGCCGAGGTCGTCGAGGGTGCGCGCGCCGTGGGGTTCACCCTCGGCATGCCCGGGGTCGGGATGCTCGGCGTCGTCGAGGACCTCCTGGTCGACCGGGCCTTCATCCCCGAGCGGGCCAGCAGTGCCGCCGAGCTCTGCACCCTCGCCGACCTGGCCCCCGACGGCGGCACTCCCGCGCCGCACGTGGTCGCCAACGCCCTCGCCGCCGCCGCGCTCGCCCGTGCCCACGGGGTCAGCCAGGAGGCGGTGCGCGACGGCCTGCGCGGCTTCCGCCTCGACGGCCACCGCATCGCCACGGTCGCCACCGTCGGGGGCGTCCGCTGGGTCGACGACTCCAAGGCCACCAACCCGCACGCCGCCCAGTCGTCGCTGCAGGCCTACGACCCCGTGGTCTGGATCGCCGGAGGGCTTGCCAAGGGCGCGGCCTTCGACGAGCTGGTCCGCTCGGTCGCCTCCCGGCTGCGCGGGGTGGTCCTCCTCGGGCGCGACCGCGCGGTGATCGCCGAGGCGCTTTCGCGACACGCCCCCGATGTGCGGGTGATCCAGATCGACGCGCCCGACACTGGTGATGCTCCAACGATCAACGGCGGACCCGACCTGATGCGACGGGTCGTCGCCGCGGCCGCAGACCTGGCCGTGGCCGGCGACACGGTGCTCCTGGCCCCCGGGTGTGCCTCGCAGGACCAGTTCACCGACTACGGCGCCCGGGGAGACCTGTTCGCCGCAGCCGTACACGGCCTTCCTTCCCCCTAG
- the mraY gene encoding phospho-N-acetylmuramoyl-pentapeptide-transferase: MRAILLGGGIALLVSLLGTRVAITQFTRLGYGQEIRDDGPTSHHTKRGTPTMGGVAIIGAVIVGYFAAKLITLSAPSASGLLLLFLLVGCGLVGFLDDFIKIYKQRSLGLRSKAKIVGQTLVALTFGALALSPWLEDESGRTPASEKISFLREIDWLTLPVIVAVLLIWVIVTGTSNAVNLADGLDGLATGACVMVFGAYMLVNIWQSSQSCENSPGPQCYDVRDPLDLAIIAAALTGACFGFLWWNASPAAIFMGDTGSLGLGGALAGFAVLTRTELLLLLLGGLFVIITLSVMVQVSVFKFSRKSGLFRTVFRVQPGHRVFRIAPLHHHFEQLGWEQVTVVIRFWIITGLFVATGLGVFYAEWVARL, from the coding sequence ATGAGAGCGATCCTCCTCGGCGGCGGCATCGCGCTCCTCGTCTCCCTGCTCGGCACCCGCGTCGCGATCACCCAGTTCACCCGGCTCGGCTACGGCCAGGAGATCCGCGACGACGGCCCCACGAGCCACCACACCAAGCGCGGCACCCCCACCATGGGCGGCGTCGCGATCATCGGGGCCGTGATCGTCGGCTACTTCGCCGCCAAGCTGATCACCCTCAGCGCGCCCTCGGCGTCCGGCCTGCTGCTGCTGTTCCTGCTCGTCGGCTGCGGGCTGGTCGGCTTCCTCGACGACTTCATCAAGATCTACAAGCAGCGCAGCCTGGGGCTGCGCAGCAAGGCCAAGATCGTCGGCCAGACGCTGGTGGCGCTCACCTTCGGCGCCCTCGCGCTCTCGCCGTGGCTCGAGGACGAGAGCGGCCGCACCCCGGCCAGCGAGAAGATCTCGTTCCTGCGCGAGATCGACTGGCTCACCCTGCCGGTGATCGTCGCGGTGCTGCTGATCTGGGTGATCGTCACCGGCACCAGCAACGCGGTCAACCTCGCCGACGGCCTCGACGGCCTGGCCACCGGCGCGTGCGTGATGGTCTTCGGCGCCTACATGCTGGTCAACATCTGGCAGAGCTCGCAGTCGTGCGAGAACAGCCCCGGCCCGCAGTGCTACGACGTGCGCGACCCGCTCGACCTGGCCATCATCGCCGCCGCACTCACCGGTGCCTGCTTCGGCTTCTTGTGGTGGAACGCCTCGCCCGCTGCGATCTTCATGGGCGACACCGGCTCCCTCGGCCTCGGCGGCGCGCTGGCCGGCTTCGCCGTCCTCACCCGCACCGAGCTGCTGCTCCTGCTCCTCGGCGGGCTGTTCGTCATCATCACGCTCTCGGTGATGGTCCAGGTGTCGGTCTTCAAGTTCAGCCGCAAGAGCGGTCTGTTCCGCACCGTCTTCCGGGTCCAGCCCGGCCACCGGGTGTTCCGGATCGCGCCGCTGCACCACCACTTCGAGCAGCTGGGCTGGGAGCAGGTGACCGTCGTGATCCGCTTCTGGATCATCACCGGCCTGTTCGTGGCCACCGGCCTCGGCGTCTTCTACGCCGAGTGGGTCGCCCGCCTGTGA
- a CDS encoding UDP-N-acetylmuramoyl-tripeptide--D-alanyl-D-alanine ligase produces the protein MRLSEIATHTGGTLHGDDVLVTGAAYADTRAAEPGGLYVAVVGERADGHVYADGAHAVLGSRPTSAPTVVVDDVTVALGRLARAVVDRLALPVLAVTGSQGKTGTKDYLAHLLGPTAVGTRGNNNNELGVPLTVLRADESTTHLVLEMGARGVGHLAYLCEIAPPTVAAVLNVGTAHVGEFGGVEAIAAAKGELVEALDDDGVAVLNADDPRVAAMAARTRGGVLTFGADETGGAGRPDVTFRDVELDALGRATFELAADGARARVALRQTGAHQVLNATAAAAMALAVGVPLETVAQRLATAEAASRWRMELTERADGLLVLDDSYNANPASMRAALDSLRALGGERTRTVAVLGEMRELGPEHDAGHREVGEATSGLDVVVVVGEAARGIAEAARDAGVGEVIVTAGRDDALAWVRKNAGAGDVVLVKASRAAELDVLAAALLDTPTGGEPA, from the coding sequence ATGCGGCTCTCCGAGATCGCCACCCACACCGGCGGCACCCTGCACGGGGACGACGTGCTCGTCACCGGGGCGGCGTACGCCGACACCCGGGCGGCCGAGCCCGGTGGGCTCTACGTCGCGGTCGTGGGCGAGCGCGCCGACGGGCACGTCTACGCCGACGGCGCCCACGCCGTGCTCGGCAGCCGACCGACGAGCGCGCCCACCGTGGTCGTCGACGACGTCACGGTGGCCCTGGGTCGGCTGGCGCGCGCCGTGGTCGACCGGCTGGCCCTGCCCGTGCTCGCGGTGACGGGCTCCCAGGGCAAGACCGGCACCAAGGACTACCTGGCGCACCTCCTGGGCCCGACCGCGGTCGGGACCCGTGGCAACAACAACAACGAGCTGGGCGTCCCACTCACCGTGCTGCGCGCCGACGAGTCCACCACCCACCTCGTGCTCGAGATGGGGGCGCGGGGCGTCGGCCACCTGGCCTACCTCTGCGAGATCGCCCCGCCCACCGTGGCCGCCGTCCTCAACGTGGGCACCGCCCACGTGGGGGAGTTCGGCGGGGTCGAGGCGATCGCGGCCGCCAAGGGCGAGCTGGTCGAGGCGCTCGACGACGACGGCGTCGCCGTGCTCAACGCCGACGACCCCCGGGTGGCGGCGATGGCCGCGCGCACGCGAGGAGGCGTGCTGACCTTCGGAGCCGACGAGACGGGCGGCGCCGGCCGCCCCGACGTGACGTTCCGTGACGTCGAGCTCGACGCCCTGGGCCGTGCCACGTTCGAGCTCGCCGCAGACGGCGCCCGGGCCCGCGTCGCCCTGCGCCAGACCGGCGCCCACCAGGTCCTCAACGCGACCGCCGCCGCCGCGATGGCCCTCGCGGTCGGCGTACCCCTGGAGACCGTGGCCCAGCGGCTCGCCACCGCCGAGGCCGCCTCGCGCTGGCGGATGGAGCTCACCGAGCGCGCCGACGGCCTGCTCGTGCTCGACGACTCCTACAACGCCAACCCCGCCTCGATGCGGGCCGCCCTCGACTCGCTGCGCGCGCTCGGCGGCGAGAGGACCCGCACCGTCGCCGTCCTCGGCGAGATGCGCGAGCTCGGCCCCGAGCACGACGCCGGGCACCGCGAGGTCGGGGAGGCCACCTCCGGGCTCGACGTCGTGGTCGTCGTCGGCGAGGCCGCCCGCGGCATCGCCGAGGCCGCGCGCGATGCCGGCGTCGGTGAGGTGATCGTCACGGCGGGCCGTGACGACGCACTCGCCTGGGTGCGGAAGAATGCGGGCGCCGGGGACGTCGTCCTCGTCAAGGCCTCGCGCGCCGCAGAGCTCGACGTGCTCGCGGCAGCGCTGCTCGACACCCCGACCGGAGGAGAACCCGCATGA
- a CDS encoding UDP-N-acetylmuramoyl-L-alanyl-D-glutamate--2,6-diaminopimelate ligase, producing the protein MSTRPQHPAPTSLRDLADTLEGARVLGDDVAVTGLTLSSQRVEPGDLYAALPGTRAHGADFAAAAVAGGAVAVLTDESGAERGLAAGVPVVVVAQPRAVLGGLAAHLHGDPATSMRMIGVTGTQGKTTSTRLAEAGLEGSGTRAAVVGTVGTRIAGTDVKTSLTTPEAPDLHALFAVMREHEVEACAMEVSSHALVMGRVDGVVFDVAVFLNLGRDHLDFHTDVEDYYRAKASLFAPQRARLALVNLDDEHGRRLVGEVGRTSVPVRTFALDDPAADWCAVDVEAQREGSRFVVTGPGGLRFAAGVPLPGRFNVSNTLAAIAAAAEAGFDPEAVAGAIARSGGVPGRLERVEAGQDFLVVVDYAHKPDAVEAAIGTLRPLAEAGGGRVVVVIGAGGDRDPGKRPIMAAIAADLADVVVVTDDNPRTEDPAAIRAAMLAGVDPAHRDRVVEIGDRRAALAHALGLARTGDVVLIAGKGHETGQDVAGVVHDFDDRVVARELLRHDHDQVQEATR; encoded by the coding sequence ATGTCGACCCGCCCCCAGCACCCCGCCCCGACCTCCCTGCGCGACCTCGCCGACACCCTCGAGGGTGCCCGCGTCCTCGGTGACGACGTCGCCGTCACCGGCCTGACCCTGTCGTCGCAGCGCGTCGAGCCCGGTGACCTGTACGCCGCCCTGCCCGGCACCCGGGCGCACGGAGCCGACTTCGCCGCGGCGGCGGTGGCCGGCGGCGCGGTCGCCGTCCTGACCGACGAGTCGGGGGCCGAGCGCGGTCTGGCCGCCGGGGTCCCGGTCGTCGTGGTGGCGCAGCCGCGTGCGGTCCTGGGCGGCCTCGCCGCGCACCTGCACGGTGACCCCGCCACATCGATGCGGATGATCGGCGTCACCGGCACCCAGGGCAAGACCACCAGCACCCGCCTGGCCGAGGCCGGGCTCGAGGGGTCCGGCACCCGCGCCGCCGTCGTCGGCACCGTCGGCACCCGCATCGCGGGCACCGACGTCAAGACGTCCTTGACCACCCCCGAGGCGCCCGACCTGCACGCGCTGTTCGCGGTGATGCGCGAGCACGAGGTCGAGGCCTGCGCCATGGAGGTGTCGAGCCACGCACTGGTCATGGGTCGCGTCGACGGCGTCGTCTTCGACGTCGCGGTGTTCCTCAACCTGGGGCGCGACCACCTCGACTTCCACACCGACGTCGAGGACTACTACCGCGCCAAGGCCTCCCTCTTCGCGCCGCAGCGCGCCCGGCTCGCGCTGGTCAACCTCGACGACGAGCACGGCCGCCGTCTCGTCGGCGAGGTCGGCCGGACGTCCGTCCCGGTGCGCACCTTCGCCCTCGACGACCCGGCCGCCGACTGGTGCGCCGTCGACGTCGAGGCCCAGCGGGAGGGGTCCCGCTTCGTCGTGACCGGGCCCGGCGGGCTGCGGTTCGCGGCCGGCGTACCCCTGCCGGGTCGGTTCAACGTCAGCAACACCCTCGCCGCGATCGCGGCCGCCGCCGAGGCCGGGTTCGACCCCGAGGCCGTCGCCGGCGCCATCGCGCGCTCCGGGGGAGTGCCGGGACGGCTCGAGCGCGTCGAGGCCGGTCAGGACTTCCTCGTGGTCGTCGACTACGCCCACAAGCCCGACGCGGTCGAGGCGGCCATCGGCACGCTGCGTCCGCTGGCCGAGGCGGGCGGGGGCCGCGTCGTGGTGGTGATCGGCGCCGGCGGCGACCGCGACCCCGGCAAGCGCCCGATCATGGCGGCCATCGCCGCCGACCTCGCCGACGTCGTCGTGGTCACCGACGACAACCCCCGCACCGAGGACCCCGCCGCGATCCGGGCCGCCATGCTGGCCGGGGTCGACCCCGCCCACCGCGACCGGGTCGTCGAGATCGGCGACCGGCGCGCCGCCCTCGCGCACGCCCTCGGCCTGGCCCGCACGGGCGACGTCGTGCTGATCGCCGGCAAGGGCCACGAGACCGGCCAGGACGTCGCCGGCGTGGTCCACGACTTCGACGACCGCGTCGTCGCGCGCGAGCTGCTGCGCCACGACCACGACCAGGTCCAGGAGGCCACGCGGTGA